One window of Pieris rapae chromosome 14, ilPieRapa1.1, whole genome shotgun sequence genomic DNA carries:
- the LOC110999619 gene encoding LOW QUALITY PROTEIN: 4-hydroxyphenylpyruvate dioxygenase-like (The sequence of the model RefSeq protein was modified relative to this genomic sequence to represent the inferred CDS: deleted 2 bases in 1 codon), which yields MVSFMTSYKGKKPENGRFITFHHITYWVSNAKQAASYYITRFGFEPLGYLGLETGSRKITAHAVRLNKIVFVLQAQYEPENSNLVNEVAFHGDFVKDVAFEVENLDYIVEYARKQGAVVVRDLWKESDEYGVVRMATLKTYGDNTHTLIDRSKYKGPFLPGYQTLKNDPIQKFLPKIGINFIDHVVGNQPDNEMEPAASWYERCLQFHRFWFLEDQEICTEYSALRSIAMANWEETVKMPINEPAVGKKKSQIQEYVEYHGGAGVQHIALNTEDIITAVENLRARGVEFLSIPSVYYKIIRESLQNSKVKVVESIDALERLNILIDYDDDGYLLQIFTKNTQDRPTLFLEVIQRRNHNGFGAGNFKTLFESIELEQEKRGNL from the exons ATGGTAAGTTTTATG ACGTCATACAAGGGTAAAAAGCCTGAAAACGGT CGATTCATTACTTTTCATCACATCACATACTGGGTATCCAATGCCAAGCAA GCTGCGAGCTACTACATCACCCGATTTGGCTTTGAACCCCTGGGGTATCTGGGCCTTGAGACTGGCTCCAGGAAAATCACGGCACACGCTGTCAGACTGAACAAG ATTGTGTTCGTTTTGCAAGCCCAATATGAGCCTGAAAATTCTAACCTCGTTAACGAGGTGGCTTTTCATGGGGACTTTGTAAAGGATGTCGCGTTCGAGGTGGAGAATTTAGACTACATAGTGGAGTACGCGAGGAAACAGGGCGCGGTTGTAGTCAGAGACTTGTGGAAGGAAAGTGACGAATATGGTGTAGTGAGAATGGCTACATTGAAGACT TATGGAGACAATACACACACCCTAATAGACAGATCGAAATATAAAGGTCCATTCCTGCCTGGATATCAAACGCTTAAAAATGACCCCATACAAAAGTTTTT GccaaaaataggaattaattTCATTGATCACGTTGTCGGTAACCAGCCTGATAATGAGATGGAGCCTGCGGCTTCATGGTACGAACGGTGTCTTCAATTTCACAG attCTGGTTTCTAGAGGACCAGGAAATATGTACAGAATACTCAGCTCTCCGATCTATTGCTATGGCTAACTGGGAAGAGACAGTGAAGATGCCAATCAACGAACCAGCTGTTGGGAAGAAGAAGAGTCAGATCCAGGAGTATGTCGAGTACCACGGAGGCGCTGGTGTTCAACATATAGCCCTAAACACCGAGGATATAATTACAGCA gtAGAAAATCTCCGTGCACGCGGCGTAGAGTTCTTGTCCATTCCTTCTGTGTACTACAAAATCATCAGAGAAAGTTTGCAGAACAGTAAAGTGAAGGTGGTGGAAAGTATCGACGCACTGGAACGTCTCAACATACTCATAGACTACGATGATGATGGCTATCTGCTTCAAATCTTCACTAAAAATACCCAAGATAGACCCACATTGTTCTTAGAAGTTATACAGAGAAGAAACCATAAT GGATTCGGCGCAGGCAACTTCAAAACACTATTCGAATCTATTGAGTTAGAACAAGAAAAACGTGGGAATCTTTAA